The proteins below come from a single Limosilactobacillus reuteri genomic window:
- the wecB gene encoding non-hydrolyzing UDP-N-acetylglucosamine 2-epimerase, giving the protein MQPPYKIMFLFGTRAEVLKLAPIIRLMHQNPATWQPVLVATGNSQLLNDTLAYLNFQIDFSVDSSNVTSTNEVELLSQLLHNLNNVINAGQPDMILVAGDATTSLAASLISFYHHISLGHVEAGLRTYERYSPFPDEMHRRLTDNLADLYFAPTTSARDNLLQEHHPAKRIYVTGNTSIDSVKHNLQEDFTHPLLQSIPADNRILLMTMRRKDNLGAPMKRVFHTMRDIVETNNNLDLIFPVYPHPEEELLANDILGDHDRIHLITPLNHHDFLNIAARSSILLTDSGGLQEEAPALHRPLLLLRDETERQEAVSLGGVKIVGTDPTTIQQAVFELLNDEKKYRQMELAEVLFGDGHASEKILKIVEKYLSQQ; this is encoded by the coding sequence ATGCAGCCACCATATAAGATTATGTTTTTGTTTGGTACGCGGGCTGAGGTTTTGAAGTTGGCGCCGATCATTAGATTGATGCATCAAAATCCTGCGACCTGGCAACCAGTTCTTGTTGCAACGGGAAATTCACAATTATTAAACGACACGTTGGCATATTTGAATTTCCAAATTGATTTCAGTGTTGATTCATCGAACGTAACAAGTACAAATGAAGTTGAACTATTGAGCCAACTGTTGCATAACTTAAATAATGTGATTAATGCTGGACAACCAGATATGATCCTTGTGGCTGGTGATGCTACTACAAGTTTGGCTGCCAGTTTGATTAGTTTTTATCATCATATTTCACTTGGCCATGTTGAAGCTGGTTTGCGTACTTATGAACGGTATTCGCCATTCCCTGATGAAATGCATCGGCGCCTTACAGATAATCTAGCAGACCTTTATTTTGCGCCAACGACAAGTGCCCGCGATAATTTATTGCAAGAGCACCATCCAGCAAAACGAATCTATGTTACTGGAAATACTTCAATTGATAGCGTGAAGCATAATTTACAAGAAGATTTTACGCATCCTTTACTGCAGTCCATCCCAGCAGATAATCGGATTTTATTAATGACAATGCGGCGCAAAGATAACCTCGGCGCCCCCATGAAGCGTGTTTTCCATACAATGCGTGATATTGTGGAAACTAACAACAATCTTGACCTGATATTTCCTGTCTATCCTCATCCAGAAGAAGAATTACTGGCTAATGATATTTTAGGAGATCATGACCGGATTCATCTTATTACACCATTAAATCATCATGATTTCTTAAATATTGCTGCCCGGAGTTCGATTCTGTTAACTGATTCAGGCGGTTTGCAGGAAGAAGCTCCAGCATTGCATCGCCCTCTTTTGCTTTTACGTGATGAAACAGAACGTCAAGAAGCGGTCAGCCTAGGGGGCGTAAAAATTGTTGGTACTGATCCGACAACGATTCAACAAGCGGTTTTTGAATTGTTAAATGATGAGAAGAAGTATCGGCAAATGGAACTAGCGGAAGTACTATTTGGAGATGGGCACGCAAGCGAAAAGATTCTTAAAATTGTTGAAAAATACTTATCACAACAATAA
- a CDS encoding GtrA family protein, with the protein MIKDLWVKYKSIIAYLFWGVVTTVVNLAVFQILSPGLHWNVALATVIAWFASVLVAYFTNKVWVFGSHYTTVSDFIVEIFRFFFYRGLTLFIDLIITYVGIKVLKFDTPLQQFIVKFIDNVIVVIANYIFSKWLIFKDNRDIADK; encoded by the coding sequence ATGATTAAGGATCTGTGGGTAAAATATAAGTCAATCATTGCCTACCTTTTCTGGGGCGTTGTCACAACGGTGGTTAACTTAGCAGTATTCCAGATTTTGAGTCCGGGACTTCACTGGAATGTTGCCCTTGCAACTGTAATTGCGTGGTTTGCATCCGTATTAGTTGCTTATTTTACCAATAAAGTCTGGGTATTTGGTTCCCATTACACTACCGTTAGTGACTTTATTGTTGAAATTTTCCGATTTTTCTTTTATCGTGGATTGACTTTATTTATCGATTTAATAATTACGTATGTAGGTATCAAAGTTTTGAAATTCGATACACCTCTCCAACAATTTATCGTTAAATTTATTGATAATGTCATTGTGGTAATTGCTAATTATATTTTCTCAAAGTGGTTAATCTTCAAAGATAACCGTGATATTGCAGATAAATAA